A single region of the Lysinibacillus sp. B2A1 genome encodes:
- a CDS encoding restriction endonuclease, with amino-acid sequence MTSKERIIEIFRSNVKGKSPDVTGANINHDGSKGHWLEKQFGISANGDNRADLYGYELKNETTSKTTFGDWSANRYIFNEPNFSHVFKEKSAIERRDHFLRIFGKPNIEKNGRHSWSGEPCPKIDKFNKFGQKLEITPTNDVIAIYDFSKDGREDKFNIVPDQFRNGKVILATWFGEISPSSKRNDKCLKAKLEDKFNDKGWFTCKKGLNGAYNEICFGEPFNYNSWIKLVEKGTVFFDSGMYEGNKRPYSQWRANNSYWDSLIVDRYN; translated from the coding sequence ATGACAAGTAAGGAACGCATAATCGAAATATTTAGATCAAATGTAAAGGGGAAATCTCCTGATGTAACTGGGGCAAATATTAATCATGATGGAAGTAAAGGTCATTGGCTGGAAAAACAATTTGGAATTAGTGCCAATGGTGATAACCGTGCAGACCTCTATGGATATGAGCTTAAAAATGAAACTACTTCTAAAACCACTTTTGGTGATTGGTCAGCAAATAGATATATTTTTAATGAACCTAATTTTTCACATGTGTTTAAAGAAAAAAGTGCAATAGAAAGAAGAGATCATTTTTTAAGAATATTTGGGAAACCTAATATAGAAAAAAATGGTCGTCACTCCTGGTCAGGAGAGCCATGTCCTAAAATCGATAAATTTAATAAATTTGGTCAAAAATTAGAAATTACTCCGACAAATGATGTAATTGCTATTTATGATTTTAGTAAAGATGGAAGAGAAGATAAGTTTAATATTGTTCCAGATCAATTTCGAAATGGAAAAGTAATATTGGCTACATGGTTTGGTGAAATATCACCGAGTTCAAAGCGAAATGATAAATGTTTGAAAGCCAAACTTGAAGATAAATTTAATGATAAGGGCTGGTTTACATGTAAAAAAGGTTTAAATGGGGCTTATAATGAAATATGCTTTGGTGAACCATTTAATTATAATTCTTGGATTAAACTTGTTGAAAAAGGGACTGTTTTTTTTGATAGTGGCATGTATGAAGGGAATAAAAGACCTTATTCTCAATGGAGAGCAAATAATTCCTATTGGGATAGTTTGATTGTAGATAGATATAATTAA
- a CDS encoding DNA repair protein RadC, which translates to MSKSVSAKRVSIVQIKLVREKTMLYKDRKIRSPHSAYELLRDFLGDVDREHFIVMCLDTKNQPTCIQTVHIGSLNSSIVHPREVLKSALLSNSASIIVAHNHPSNICDPSPEDISVTERLKKACEIVGVELLDHLIICSDSFKSLKESGYI; encoded by the coding sequence ATGTCTAAATCAGTATCTGCAAAGCGGGTAAGCATTGTGCAAATCAAATTAGTACGTGAAAAAACTATGCTTTATAAAGATCGTAAAATTCGTTCACCTCATTCAGCATATGAATTATTGCGTGATTTTTTAGGTGACGTTGATCGTGAACATTTCATTGTAATGTGCTTAGATACTAAAAATCAGCCAACATGCATTCAAACAGTTCATATCGGAAGCTTAAACTCTAGCATCGTTCACCCACGAGAAGTTTTGAAGTCCGCATTATTAAGTAATTCTGCTTCAATAATTGTTGCACACAATCACCCAAGCAATATTTGTGATCCCAGTCCAGAAGACATATCTGTAACTGAACGCTTAAAGAAAGCTTGTGAAATTGTCGGTGTAGAGTTACTAGACCATTTAATTATATGTTCCGATTCTTTTAAATCTTTAAAAGAATCAGGTTATATTTAG
- a CDS encoding site-specific integrase produces the protein MVKKKTSIIESYKLKNGQTRYMFQIYIGTDPLTGKQQRTTRRNFKTKKEAELALARIKLEIDKGTFRKIQAETYSDIYQLWVKHYEKTVEESTFIKTEGIFRNHILPALGSYKIEKMNVDICQRHVDEWATKLKKYRTVKSYAAKVLDFAIKRGFLLTNPFTLIEMPTKRRKSTEVIDEVEENFYTRDELVKFLSFLEKETNFKAYVFFRLLSYSGMRKGEALALTWKDLNFTANEIRIHKALSLGKDNQLYIKSTKTGIARTIKMDEKTMQILKEWKKKQKQDYLILGFNTLKKEQLVFSNTNNEFLQPTKTRKWLIYIQEKYNLKKISTHGLRHTHCSLLFEAGASIKEVQDRLGHSDIKTTMDIYTHVTQKAKEEAIQKFESYLKI, from the coding sequence ATGGTAAAGAAAAAAACTTCAATTATAGAAAGCTACAAACTCAAAAATGGACAAACAAGATATATGTTTCAAATTTACATTGGAACAGATCCATTAACAGGTAAACAGCAACGTACTACGCGTAGAAATTTCAAGACAAAAAAAGAAGCGGAATTAGCTCTTGCCAGAATCAAACTTGAAATTGATAAGGGTACTTTTCGTAAAATACAAGCTGAAACCTATAGTGATATTTATCAACTTTGGGTGAAGCACTATGAAAAAACAGTCGAAGAAAGCACTTTTATTAAAACTGAAGGGATTTTTCGAAATCATATTCTACCTGCATTAGGATCATATAAAATAGAAAAAATGAATGTTGATATTTGCCAACGTCATGTAGATGAATGGGCTACGAAACTTAAAAAGTATCGTACAGTTAAATCCTATGCAGCGAAGGTTTTGGATTTTGCTATTAAGCGAGGCTTTCTTCTTACTAACCCTTTTACATTAATCGAAATGCCTACTAAAAGGCGAAAATCAACTGAAGTAATTGATGAAGTAGAAGAAAATTTTTATACTCGTGATGAACTTGTAAAATTTCTTTCTTTTCTAGAAAAAGAAACTAATTTCAAAGCATACGTTTTCTTTAGATTACTTTCATATTCTGGTATGCGTAAAGGCGAAGCATTAGCTTTAACATGGAAAGATCTTAACTTTACAGCTAACGAAATTCGAATCCACAAAGCTCTTTCGCTTGGTAAGGATAATCAGCTTTATATCAAATCAACAAAAACAGGTATCGCCCGCACTATTAAAATGGATGAAAAAACGATGCAAATTTTAAAAGAATGGAAAAAGAAACAAAAGCAAGATTACTTGATATTAGGCTTCAATACACTCAAGAAAGAACAGCTTGTTTTTAGTAATACTAACAATGAGTTTTTACAGCCTACGAAAACACGTAAATGGCTTATCTATATACAAGAGAAATACAATCTAAAAAAAATCTCTACACATGGTTTACGACATACCCATTGTTCACTATTGTTCGAAGCTGGCGCAAGTATTAAGGAAGTACAAGATCGACTTGGACATTCAGACATTAAAACTACTATGGATATCTACACACATGTAACTCAAAAAGCAAAAGAAGAAGCCATTCAAAAATTCGAAAGTTACTTAAAAATTTGA
- a CDS encoding XRE family transcriptional regulator produces the protein MDSLVKSVGLQIRILRKSKKFSQEELAFKANVHPTYIGQIERGEKNLTISSLHQITNALDINLADFFTFTQTNYDSTEKFPYQLIIEILQEININEQKQLFDILKQLIDWKKN, from the coding sequence ATGGATAGTTTAGTTAAGTCTGTCGGATTACAAATTCGTATATTAAGAAAAAGTAAGAAATTTAGTCAAGAAGAGCTTGCTTTTAAAGCCAATGTTCACCCAACGTATATTGGTCAAATTGAACGTGGAGAAAAAAACTTAACTATCTCTAGCCTTCATCAAATTACTAATGCATTAGATATTAATCTTGCAGATTTTTTTACATTTACTCAAACAAATTATGATTCTACAGAAAAATTTCCTTATCAATTGATCATTGAAATATTACAAGAAATAAATATAAATGAACAAAAACAGTTATTTGATATTCTAAAACAACTTATTGATTGGAAAAAAAATTAA
- a CDS encoding WYL domain-containing protein, giving the protein MVGDIMNKIPATTQNYRILMIYNLLLNGKKLAKNELALQFHVSDRTIQRDFNEIKNFLHTLGDEQKLLYDKKHNVYYLQQNQPTYLLAEEILAISKILLEARAVPKEEINQLLNKLVSFASEDNKALIESIIYNEKQLYVNLHNNQSVLPLLWEVAMAIHQQQEIEIYYKKEMDAIAKRHQLQPVGILFSEYYFYLIAYQVNTDIDFPIIYRIDRITAMKSLNIRFKVKYSDRFEEGEFRKRVQFMYTGNLLHIQFYFNGASIQAVLDRLPTATVIKQHPQKGYLISAEVYGEGIQMWLLSQKEAIEVISPILFRQSMKETLEKMLMRYS; this is encoded by the coding sequence ATGGTTGGTGACATTATGAATAAAATACCTGCCACAACACAAAATTATCGGATACTTATGATTTATAATCTATTGTTAAATGGCAAAAAGCTTGCTAAAAATGAGCTAGCTTTACAGTTTCACGTTTCAGATAGAACGATTCAGCGTGATTTTAATGAAATAAAAAATTTCCTACATACACTAGGTGATGAACAAAAATTACTATATGACAAAAAGCATAATGTATATTACCTGCAGCAAAATCAACCTACCTATTTGTTGGCTGAGGAGATATTAGCTATTTCAAAGATACTATTAGAAGCAAGGGCTGTTCCAAAAGAAGAGATCAATCAGTTACTAAATAAATTAGTATCCTTTGCATCAGAAGATAACAAAGCTTTAATCGAATCGATTATATATAATGAAAAGCAGCTTTATGTTAATTTACATAATAATCAATCCGTATTGCCACTATTATGGGAAGTTGCAATGGCGATTCATCAACAACAAGAAATAGAGATTTATTATAAAAAAGAGATGGACGCTATAGCAAAAAGACACCAACTACAGCCAGTAGGGATTCTTTTTTCTGAGTATTATTTTTACTTAATTGCATATCAAGTGAATACAGATATTGATTTTCCTATAATCTATCGAATCGATCGTATAACTGCTATGAAATCACTCAATATTCGATTTAAGGTGAAATATAGTGACCGTTTTGAGGAAGGCGAGTTTCGTAAACGTGTTCAATTTATGTATACAGGCAATTTATTGCACATTCAATTTTATTTTAATGGGGCATCAATTCAGGCTGTCCTTGATCGACTTCCAACAGCTACCGTTATTAAGCAACATCCACAAAAGGGTTACCTTATTAGTGCTGAAGTTTATGGGGAAGGGATTCAAATGTGGTTGCTAAGCCAAAAGGAAGCAATTGAGGTGATTAGTCCAATATTATTCCGTCAATCAATGAAGGAAACATTAGAAAAAATGCTTATGCGTTACTCTTAA
- a CDS encoding DNA-3-methyladenine glycosylase 2 family protein, producing the protein MKKIKFDLESKELIALKEVDPQLAKLILLIGENSFDLKEDRFSALIRSIIGQQLSVKAASTISSRLCNLVNNQVNPFTIEKVTDEALREVGISKQKISYIRDLCLKVQSQEVNLLILDKLPDSEVIQTLTNVKGIGLWTAEMFLIFSLGRKNILSLGDVGLQRASRWLYGTNNNDNKLILQEKGENWKPYCSIASLYLWDAIDYGFVDKFKDIDEVLKTTDIK; encoded by the coding sequence ATGAAAAAAATAAAATTTGATCTTGAAAGTAAAGAATTAATAGCACTTAAAGAAGTTGACCCTCAATTGGCAAAGTTAATATTGCTAATTGGAGAAAATAGTTTTGATTTAAAGGAAGACAGATTTTCTGCATTAATACGTTCGATTATTGGACAACAGTTATCTGTTAAAGCGGCATCCACTATTTCATCGAGATTATGTAACTTAGTAAATAACCAAGTTAATCCTTTTACTATAGAAAAAGTTACTGATGAGGCTTTACGCGAAGTAGGTATTTCAAAACAAAAAATTTCATATATTAGAGATCTTTGTTTAAAAGTACAATCTCAAGAAGTTAACCTTTTAATTCTAGATAAGTTACCAGATTCCGAAGTAATACAAACTTTGACAAATGTGAAAGGAATAGGATTATGGACTGCTGAAATGTTTTTAATTTTTTCTCTTGGAAGAAAAAATATATTATCACTTGGTGATGTTGGTTTACAGAGAGCAAGCAGATGGCTTTATGGCACTAATAATAATGATAATAAACTAATTTTACAAGAAAAAGGGGAAAATTGGAAACCTTACTGTTCAATAGCTTCTTTATATTTGTGGGATGCTATTGATTATGGATTTGTAGATAAATTTAAAGATATTGATGAGGTATTAAAAACAACAGATATAAAATAG
- a CDS encoding SsrA-binding protein, with protein sequence MAKGTGKVLAQNKKAGHDYFIEDTIEAGMVLTGTEIKSIRAGRVQLKESYVQIRNGEAWISNMHVSSFEQGNRFNHDPLRARKLLLHKKQIGELVGAVKRDGYTIVPLKMYIKDGYAKLLIGVGKGKKDYDKRDDMRKKESKREMERAFKAKNQY encoded by the coding sequence ATGGCAAAAGGTACTGGGAAAGTATTAGCACAAAATAAAAAAGCCGGGCATGACTACTTCATTGAAGACACAATTGAAGCAGGCATGGTGCTAACAGGCACAGAAATAAAATCCATCCGTGCAGGAAGGGTTCAACTAAAAGAATCCTATGTCCAAATCCGCAACGGTGAAGCATGGATCAGCAATATGCATGTCAGCTCATTCGAACAAGGCAACCGCTTTAACCATGACCCACTGCGCGCCCGCAAGCTACTGCTTCATAAAAAGCAAATCGGCGAGCTAGTTGGTGCCGTTAAACGTGACGGCTACACAATCGTCCCATTAAAAATGTACATTAAGGACGGCTACGCCAAACTCCTAATCGGCGTAGGTAAAGGGAAAAAAGATTACGACAAACGCGACGACATGCGCAAAAAAGAATCAAAACGCGAAATGGAACGTGCCTTTAAAGCGAAAAATCAATATTAA
- a CDS encoding DNA-binding protein, which produces MHNQANEYISSSLINISTKKWLNISEAAKYAGVSYNTFMKFRTMGLKICEIDGIKRVSRKEIDRFLENHSF; this is translated from the coding sequence ATGCATAATCAAGCAAATGAATATATTTCAAGTTCTTTAATCAATATCTCGACAAAAAAATGGTTGAATATTTCTGAGGCAGCTAAATACGCGGGTGTCTCATACAATACCTTCATGAAGTTTCGAACTATGGGCTTAAAGATTTGCGAGATTGATGGTATTAAACGTGTATCCCGCAAGGAAATCGATCGCTTTTTAGAAAATCACAGCTTCTAA
- a CDS encoding site-specific integrase: MFKLYLGIDSQTGKQIHVTRRGFLTKKEASLILAQLRVEVSKGEYKKPITETYEDLYNVWIQHYEKTVEESTFVKTLGIFRNHILPALGHYRIEKLSIATCQSFVDDCSLKLKRFRMVKTYASKVIDFSIKREYISSNPFKLVDLPKIKNSAVLDTEVNYYSKEQLINFLQCLKQYGNAQITAFFYLLAFSGIRKGEALALTWADLNFDTKELIITKALSRGKNNKLYIKSTKTDTIRQLLIDDETCSILSEWKTIQQVKFPNVNDKSQLMFTNEQNGLLQQTIPRRWLMKIIDKYNLPYTHVHSFRHVHCSLLFEAGASVKEVQERLGHTDVQTTLNIYTHLSKRAKNDTINKFVTYLNS; this comes from the coding sequence ATGTTTAAGCTTTATTTAGGAATAGATAGTCAAACAGGCAAACAAATTCATGTTACTAGACGCGGCTTTCTAACAAAAAAAGAGGCTAGTCTCATTTTAGCTCAATTAAGAGTCGAAGTTAGTAAAGGGGAATATAAGAAGCCTATAACTGAAACATACGAGGACCTATATAATGTCTGGATTCAGCACTACGAAAAAACTGTCGAAGAAAGCACCTTTGTCAAAACACTAGGAATTTTCAGGAATCATATTCTACCTGCACTAGGTCACTACCGAATTGAGAAATTGAGTATAGCAACCTGCCAAAGCTTTGTTGATGACTGTTCCTTGAAACTAAAAAGATTTCGAATGGTTAAAACTTACGCATCTAAAGTAATTGATTTCTCTATTAAGCGTGAGTACATCAGTTCTAATCCATTCAAGCTAGTGGATCTTCCAAAAATCAAAAACTCTGCTGTATTAGATACCGAGGTCAACTACTATTCAAAAGAGCAGCTAATTAACTTTCTTCAATGCTTAAAGCAATATGGTAACGCTCAAATAACCGCATTTTTCTACCTACTTGCTTTTTCAGGCATCCGTAAAGGGGAGGCACTTGCATTAACCTGGGCGGATTTAAATTTCGATACAAAGGAACTAATCATTACAAAAGCTCTTTCAAGAGGTAAAAATAACAAGCTTTATATCAAATCAACGAAAACCGATACGATACGTCAGCTTTTAATCGATGATGAAACATGCAGCATCTTATCCGAATGGAAAACGATTCAGCAAGTTAAATTTCCAAATGTGAATGACAAAAGCCAATTAATGTTTACAAACGAACAAAATGGCTTATTGCAGCAAACAATCCCTAGAAGATGGCTTATGAAAATTATAGATAAATATAACTTACCTTACACACATGTTCACTCATTTCGTCATGTCCATTGCTCTTTACTTTTCGAAGCGGGTGCAAGTGTCAAAGAAGTACAAGAACGATTAGGTCACACAGATGTGCAAACAACGCTCAACATTTATACGCACCTATCAAAGCGAGCAAAAAACGATACAATTAATAAGTTTGTGACGTACTTAAACTCATAA
- a CDS encoding transposase, translating into MRILYERKVVNVLVNASFNNEKLIKLLEEQLDYMKQQNKDLSKQIEALTEQVRYLTKLLYGSKTEKSKYTAPDGQGSLFDDDQSFSDSEHTEEQSTATITYTVVRKLHKKKRNDSFRDGIEVEEIHHHPANTQCDCCLGQMTEAGTTIAREEAKFIPAIMMRIQHIEHAYECKHCKMDAAKKAQMRRGKAPQATIQRSIAGPTVLAKLIYDKFIQYLPLYRQVKEWERYGLLTNDKNLSNWVIRAAEDWLLPIYEQMKQMLTMKSVLHVDETYAQIINRSDGRSGQSNAYNWVFRSVPSQGPIIVLFHSALSRSRSVLVEFTKGFKGTVICDGYSAYGNLPDVTFANCWAHVRRYWLKVDSKNGQIGVDFCDQLYRLERQFKHLSPGKRRKSRQKYSKPIVDKFLKWVDESPFFGKNALAKAAEYTLNRIHGLKAFLFDGRIEMDNNPAENAIRPNVIGRKNWLFSVSEAGAKANAICLSVAETAKTNGIDFYQYLVKLLTELPNLPIQQQPEILQDYMPWSKNIQATCSK; encoded by the coding sequence ATGAGAATCTTATACGAACGGAAAGTGGTGAATGTTTTGGTGAACGCTTCTTTTAACAACGAGAAATTAATTAAACTTCTTGAAGAACAGCTTGATTATATGAAACAACAAAACAAAGATTTATCTAAACAGATTGAAGCGCTAACTGAACAAGTACGCTATTTAACAAAACTTTTATACGGATCAAAAACCGAGAAATCAAAATACACTGCACCAGATGGACAAGGATCATTATTTGATGATGATCAGTCTTTTAGTGATTCTGAGCACACAGAAGAACAAAGCACGGCGACGATTACGTACACCGTTGTCCGTAAACTACATAAGAAGAAACGGAATGATTCTTTTCGTGACGGGATTGAAGTAGAAGAAATTCACCATCATCCCGCCAACACACAATGTGACTGTTGCCTTGGTCAAATGACTGAAGCTGGTACAACGATTGCGCGTGAAGAAGCAAAATTCATTCCAGCAATAATGATGCGCATCCAGCATATTGAACATGCCTATGAGTGTAAGCACTGTAAAATGGATGCCGCAAAAAAAGCACAAATGAGACGTGGAAAAGCCCCACAAGCTACTATTCAGCGAAGCATTGCAGGACCAACTGTTTTAGCAAAGCTTATTTATGATAAGTTTATTCAGTATTTACCTCTTTATCGTCAGGTAAAGGAGTGGGAACGATATGGCCTACTTACGAATGATAAGAATCTATCAAACTGGGTTATTCGTGCTGCAGAAGATTGGCTTTTACCGATTTATGAACAGATGAAACAGATGTTAACGATGAAATCAGTACTGCATGTGGACGAAACGTATGCGCAAATTATCAATCGGTCAGACGGAAGATCAGGACAATCGAATGCCTACAATTGGGTGTTCCGAAGCGTGCCAAGCCAAGGACCAATCATCGTTCTTTTTCATAGTGCATTATCGAGAAGTCGTTCTGTACTAGTAGAATTTACAAAAGGCTTTAAAGGAACGGTGATTTGTGATGGCTACTCGGCATACGGCAATCTACCTGATGTCACGTTCGCTAACTGTTGGGCACATGTGCGACGATATTGGCTAAAAGTCGATAGCAAAAATGGGCAAATTGGCGTGGATTTCTGTGACCAACTGTATCGCCTAGAACGTCAATTTAAGCATCTTTCACCAGGTAAACGCCGAAAATCAAGGCAAAAATATTCAAAGCCGATTGTAGATAAATTCTTAAAATGGGTGGATGAATCGCCTTTCTTCGGAAAAAATGCCTTAGCTAAAGCTGCCGAATACACATTAAATCGAATACATGGATTAAAAGCTTTTCTGTTCGATGGTCGAATTGAGATGGATAATAATCCAGCTGAAAATGCGATTCGCCCAAATGTGATTGGTCGCAAGAACTGGCTTTTTTCGGTTAGTGAAGCTGGTGCGAAAGCAAATGCCATCTGTTTGAGTGTAGCAGAAACAGCCAAAACAAACGGCATTGATTTTTATCAGTACCTTGTGAAGCTATTAACGGAGCTACCAAATTTACCGATTCAACAACAGCCAGAGATCTTACAAGATTACATGCCTTGGTCAAAAAATATCCAAGCCACATGTTCAAAATAG
- a CDS encoding DNA (cytosine-5-)-methyltransferase, translated as MTLKEFADALDFPVNGDKMLRSWEKGELEPEEKYFKKIVEFSEQPPFPNPELSQANFKIIDLFAGIGGIRLAFQKFGGYTVFSSEWDKFAQKTYKANYGETPHGDITLIDEKDIPDHDILLGGFPCQPFSQAGLKQGFDDTRGTLFFDIARIIKEKRPAAFLLENVKQLRGHDKGRTIEVIRNTLHELEYTVHIEVLAARDFGVPQNRERIFIVGFDNKRGGTLVPFEFPQPSGIETRVGDILEQFIDEKYTISDKLYEGHLRRKEMHKKKGNGFGFSLFNKDSVYTNTISARYYKDGSEILIDQGPRKNPRKLTPRECARLQGYPDNFVIPVSNSQAYKQFGNSVTVPVIEAIAKNMLTAMELLNIITLKNTFDEKMDFVNA; from the coding sequence ATGACATTAAAGGAGTTTGCTGATGCACTCGATTTTCCTGTAAATGGAGATAAAATGTTACGAAGTTGGGAGAAAGGAGAGCTTGAGCCCGAAGAAAAATATTTTAAAAAAATAGTAGAATTTTCAGAACAGCCGCCTTTCCCAAATCCTGAGTTATCTCAAGCGAATTTTAAAATAATTGATCTTTTTGCTGGTATTGGTGGTATCCGTCTGGCTTTTCAAAAATTTGGGGGATACACAGTATTTTCATCTGAATGGGATAAGTTTGCGCAAAAAACATATAAAGCTAATTACGGTGAGACACCTCATGGTGATATCACATTAATTGATGAAAAGGATATACCTGATCATGATATACTTTTAGGCGGATTTCCATGTCAACCGTTTTCACAGGCTGGATTGAAACAAGGATTTGATGATACCAGAGGAACTTTGTTTTTTGATATAGCAAGGATAATAAAAGAAAAAAGACCAGCTGCATTTTTACTTGAAAATGTTAAACAATTAAGAGGACATGATAAAGGTAGGACAATAGAAGTAATTAGAAACACCTTACATGAACTTGAGTACACAGTTCATATTGAAGTCTTGGCTGCAAGAGATTTTGGAGTACCCCAAAATAGAGAAAGAATTTTTATTGTTGGATTTGATAACAAAAGAGGTGGTACTCTGGTACCATTTGAGTTTCCGCAGCCATCTGGAATAGAGACTAGGGTGGGGGATATTCTTGAACAGTTTATAGATGAAAAATATACTATTTCAGATAAACTCTATGAAGGTCATTTACGACGAAAAGAAATGCATAAGAAAAAGGGAAATGGTTTTGGCTTTTCTTTATTTAATAAAGATAGTGTATATACAAATACAATAAGTGCTCGATATTATAAAGATGGTAGTGAAATTCTTATTGATCAAGGACCTAGAAAAAATCCTAGAAAATTAACTCCAAGAGAGTGTGCGCGTTTACAAGGATATCCTGATAACTTTGTAATTCCAGTTTCAAATTCTCAGGCTTATAAGCAGTTTGGAAATTCAGTTACTGTACCAGTTATAGAAGCCATTGCTAAAAATATGCTTACAGCAATGGAGCTATTAAATATCATTACATTAAAAAATACATTTGATGAAAAAATGGATTTTGTTAATGCTTAA